Proteins encoded by one window of Thunnus thynnus chromosome 3, fThuThy2.1, whole genome shotgun sequence:
- the galnt7 gene encoding N-acetylgalactosaminyltransferase 7 isoform X3 yields the protein MRLKIGFILRSLLVIGTFLGLVVLWSSLSPKPHDENPFGKRDDSSLPKGDLSDQFKPVVPWPHVEGVEVDLNSIRLKHGGANHLHNSDQQPNQKQVIQQQYVTFRPHSHNYNTPILKKGMLGNFEPKEPEPPGVPAGPGEGAKPFILGPEYKDAIQASIKEFGFNMVASDMISLDRTISDIRHEECKYWHYDDRLLTSSVIIVFHNEGWSTLMRTVHSVIKRTPRRYLAEIVMIDDFSNKVHLKERLEEYIKQWNGLVKLFRNEKREGLIQARSIGAKKATKGQVLIYLDAHCEVGINWYAPLVAPISEDRSPAMAGGLFAIERDFFFEMGLYDPGLQIWGGENFEISYKIWQCGGKLLFVPCSRVGHIYRLQGWQGNPPPAHVGSSPTLKNYVRVVEVWWDEYKDYFYASRPETLTLAYGDISELKRFREEHRCKSFKWFMEEIAYDIPLHYPLPPKNVEWGEIRGFETSYCIDSMGHTNGGNVEIGPCHRMGGNQLFRINEANQLMQYDQCLTRGGDSSTVIITHCDQNQHTEWKYFKDLHRFTHVPTGKCLDRSDLLHKVFISDCDTSKTTQRWEMNNIVAV from the exons ATGAGGCTGAAAATCGGCTTTATTCTACGGAGTTTGCTTGTCATTGGGACGTTTCTTGGTTTGGTGGTTCTGTGGTCTTCTCTGTCGCCAAAACCCCACGATGAGAACCCCTTTGGAAAACGG GATGACAGTTCGCTGCCCAAAGGAGACCTATCAGATCAGTTTAAGCCTGTAGTGCCCTGGCCTCATGTGGAGGGAGTGGAGGTTGACCTCAACTCCATCAGACTCAAACATG GTGGGGCCAACCATCTTCACAACTCAGACCAGCAGCCTAACCAGAAGCAGGTGATCCAGCAGCAGTATGTGACATTCAGACCCCACTCACACAACTACAACACCCCCATCCTGAAGAAAGGTATGCTGGGAAACTTTGAGCCTAAGGAACCTGAGCCTCCGGGGGTCCCTGCTGGTCCAGGAGAGGGAGCCAAGCCTTTTATCCTGGGTCCAGAGTACAAAGATGCCATCCAGGCTTCCATCAAAGAGTTTGGCTTCAACATGGTGGCTAGTGACATGATATCACTGGACAGGACCATCAGTGATATACGCCATGAAGA GTGTAAGTACTGGCATTATGATGACAGACTGCTGACCTCCAGTGTGATAATAGTCTTCCATAATGAAGGTTGGTCTACACTGATGAGAACCGTCCACAGCGTCATCAAGAGGACTCCCAGGAGATACCTGGCTGAGATCGTCATGATAGATGACTTCAGCAACAAAg tccatCTAAAGGAGCGTTTGGAGGAGTACATCAAGCAATGGAACGGTCTTGTAAAACTCTTcagaaatgagaagagagaaGGTCTCATCCAGGCGCGGAGTATAGGAGCCAAGAAAGCCACTAAAGGACAG GTGCTGATCTACTTGGATGCTCATTGTGAGGTTGGAATCAACTGGTATGCTCCACTGGTTGCTCCTATTTCAGaagacag GTCTCCAGCCATGGCAGGTGGTCTGTTTGCTATAGAGAGAGACTTCTTCTTTGAGATGGGTCTGTATGATCCTGGACTGCAGATATGGGGAGGAGAGAATTTTGAAATATCATACAAG ATTTGGCAGTGTGGTGGCAAGCTGCTCTTTGTACCATGTTCTCGTGTCGGCCATATCTACAGACTTCAGGGATGGCAAGGCAACCCTCCACCTGCACATGTTGGATCCTCACCCACACTGAAG aactATGTTCGTGTGGTGGAGGTATGGTGGGATGAATACAAGGACTACTTCTACGCCAGTCGTCCTGAAACTCTAACTCTAGCCTACGGAGACATCAGTGAGCTCAAACGCTTCAG GGAGGAACATCGATGCAAGAGCTTCAAATGGTTCATGGAGGAAATTGCTTATGACATTCCACTACATTACCCTTTGCCTCCTAAAAATGTGGAATGGGGAGAG ATTCGGGGCTTTGAGACAAGTTACTGTATTGACAGTATGGGACACACAAATGGAGGCAATGTCGAAATAGGGCCGTGCCACAGGATGGGGGGCAACCAG TTGTTCCGTATCAATGAAGCCAACCAGCTGATGCAGTATGACCAGTGCCTGACCAGAGGAGGTGATAGTTCAACTGTCATTATTACACACTGTGACCAAAACCAGCACACTGAGTGGAAGTACTTCAAG GATCTCCATCGGTTTACTCATGTGCCAACAG GCAAATGTCTGGACCGCTCAGACCTACTCCACAAAGTGTTCATATCAGACTGTGACACCAGTAAAACCACTCAGAGATGGGAGATGAACAACATAGTGGCTGTATGA
- the galnt7 gene encoding N-acetylgalactosaminyltransferase 7 isoform X1, whose translation MRLKIGFILRSLLVIGTFLGLVVLWSSLSPKPHDENPFGKRDDSSLPKGDLSDQFKPVVPWPHVEGVEVDLNSIRLKHGGANHLHNSDQQPNQKQVIQQQYVTFRPHSHNYNTPILKKGMLGNFEPKEPEPPGVPAGPGEGAKPFILGPEYKDAIQASIKEFGFNMVASDMISLDRTISDIRHEECKYWHYDDRLLTSSVIIVFHNEGWSTLMRTVHSVIKRTPRRYLAEIVMIDDFSNKVHLKERLEEYIKQWNGLVKLFRNEKREGLIQARSIGAKKATKGQVLIYLDAHCEVGINWYAPLVAPISEDRTVCTVPLIDSIHGQSFTIDPQGGGDEDGFARGAWDWSMLWKRVPLGDREKTLRKTRTEPYRSPAMAGGLFAIERDFFFEMGLYDPGLQIWGGENFEISYKIWQCGGKLLFVPCSRVGHIYRLQGWQGNPPPAHVGSSPTLKNYVRVVEVWWDEYKDYFYASRPETLTLAYGDISELKRFREEHRCKSFKWFMEEIAYDIPLHYPLPPKNVEWGEIRGFETSYCIDSMGHTNGGNVEIGPCHRMGGNQLFRINEANQLMQYDQCLTRGGDSSTVIITHCDQNQHTEWKYFKDLHRFTHVPTGKCLDRSDLLHKVFISDCDTSKTTQRWEMNNIVAV comes from the exons ATGAGGCTGAAAATCGGCTTTATTCTACGGAGTTTGCTTGTCATTGGGACGTTTCTTGGTTTGGTGGTTCTGTGGTCTTCTCTGTCGCCAAAACCCCACGATGAGAACCCCTTTGGAAAACGG GATGACAGTTCGCTGCCCAAAGGAGACCTATCAGATCAGTTTAAGCCTGTAGTGCCCTGGCCTCATGTGGAGGGAGTGGAGGTTGACCTCAACTCCATCAGACTCAAACATG GTGGGGCCAACCATCTTCACAACTCAGACCAGCAGCCTAACCAGAAGCAGGTGATCCAGCAGCAGTATGTGACATTCAGACCCCACTCACACAACTACAACACCCCCATCCTGAAGAAAGGTATGCTGGGAAACTTTGAGCCTAAGGAACCTGAGCCTCCGGGGGTCCCTGCTGGTCCAGGAGAGGGAGCCAAGCCTTTTATCCTGGGTCCAGAGTACAAAGATGCCATCCAGGCTTCCATCAAAGAGTTTGGCTTCAACATGGTGGCTAGTGACATGATATCACTGGACAGGACCATCAGTGATATACGCCATGAAGA GTGTAAGTACTGGCATTATGATGACAGACTGCTGACCTCCAGTGTGATAATAGTCTTCCATAATGAAGGTTGGTCTACACTGATGAGAACCGTCCACAGCGTCATCAAGAGGACTCCCAGGAGATACCTGGCTGAGATCGTCATGATAGATGACTTCAGCAACAAAg tccatCTAAAGGAGCGTTTGGAGGAGTACATCAAGCAATGGAACGGTCTTGTAAAACTCTTcagaaatgagaagagagaaGGTCTCATCCAGGCGCGGAGTATAGGAGCCAAGAAAGCCACTAAAGGACAG GTGCTGATCTACTTGGATGCTCATTGTGAGGTTGGAATCAACTGGTATGCTCCACTGGTTGCTCCTATTTCAGaagacag AACGGTGTGTACGGTGCCTCTGATCGACTCCATCCATGGCCAGAGCTTCACCATCGACCCCCAGGGTGGAGGAGACGAAGACGGCTTTGCTAGAGGAGCCTGGGATTGGAGCATGCTCTGGAAGAGAGTTCCTCtgggagacagagaaaaaacactcaGAAAAACCCGTACTGAGCCATATAG GTCTCCAGCCATGGCAGGTGGTCTGTTTGCTATAGAGAGAGACTTCTTCTTTGAGATGGGTCTGTATGATCCTGGACTGCAGATATGGGGAGGAGAGAATTTTGAAATATCATACAAG ATTTGGCAGTGTGGTGGCAAGCTGCTCTTTGTACCATGTTCTCGTGTCGGCCATATCTACAGACTTCAGGGATGGCAAGGCAACCCTCCACCTGCACATGTTGGATCCTCACCCACACTGAAG aactATGTTCGTGTGGTGGAGGTATGGTGGGATGAATACAAGGACTACTTCTACGCCAGTCGTCCTGAAACTCTAACTCTAGCCTACGGAGACATCAGTGAGCTCAAACGCTTCAG GGAGGAACATCGATGCAAGAGCTTCAAATGGTTCATGGAGGAAATTGCTTATGACATTCCACTACATTACCCTTTGCCTCCTAAAAATGTGGAATGGGGAGAG ATTCGGGGCTTTGAGACAAGTTACTGTATTGACAGTATGGGACACACAAATGGAGGCAATGTCGAAATAGGGCCGTGCCACAGGATGGGGGGCAACCAG TTGTTCCGTATCAATGAAGCCAACCAGCTGATGCAGTATGACCAGTGCCTGACCAGAGGAGGTGATAGTTCAACTGTCATTATTACACACTGTGACCAAAACCAGCACACTGAGTGGAAGTACTTCAAG GATCTCCATCGGTTTACTCATGTGCCAACAG GCAAATGTCTGGACCGCTCAGACCTACTCCACAAAGTGTTCATATCAGACTGTGACACCAGTAAAACCACTCAGAGATGGGAGATGAACAACATAGTGGCTGTATGA
- the galnt7 gene encoding N-acetylgalactosaminyltransferase 7 isoform X2, giving the protein MRLKIGFILRSLLVIGTFLGLVVLWSSLSPKPHDENPFGKRDDSSLPKGDLSDQFKPVVPWPHVEGVEVDLNSIRLKHGGANHLHNSDQQPNQKQVIQQQYVTFRPHSHNYNTPILKKGMLGNFEPKEPEPPGVPAGPGEGAKPFILGPEYKDAIQASIKEFGFNMVASDMISLDRTISDIRHEECKYWHYDDRLLTSSVIIVFHNEGWSTLMRTVHSVIKRTPRRYLAEIVMIDDFSNKVHLKERLEEYIKQWNGLVKLFRNEKREGLIQARSIGAKKATKGQVLIYLDAHCEVGINWYAPLVAPISEDRTVCTVPLIDYIDGNEYSMEPQQGGDEDGLARGAWDWSLLWKRVPLSQKEKAKRKYTTLPYRSPAMAGGLFAIERDFFFEMGLYDPGLQIWGGENFEISYKIWQCGGKLLFVPCSRVGHIYRLQGWQGNPPPAHVGSSPTLKNYVRVVEVWWDEYKDYFYASRPETLTLAYGDISELKRFREEHRCKSFKWFMEEIAYDIPLHYPLPPKNVEWGEIRGFETSYCIDSMGHTNGGNVEIGPCHRMGGNQLFRINEANQLMQYDQCLTRGGDSSTVIITHCDQNQHTEWKYFKDLHRFTHVPTGKCLDRSDLLHKVFISDCDTSKTTQRWEMNNIVAV; this is encoded by the exons ATGAGGCTGAAAATCGGCTTTATTCTACGGAGTTTGCTTGTCATTGGGACGTTTCTTGGTTTGGTGGTTCTGTGGTCTTCTCTGTCGCCAAAACCCCACGATGAGAACCCCTTTGGAAAACGG GATGACAGTTCGCTGCCCAAAGGAGACCTATCAGATCAGTTTAAGCCTGTAGTGCCCTGGCCTCATGTGGAGGGAGTGGAGGTTGACCTCAACTCCATCAGACTCAAACATG GTGGGGCCAACCATCTTCACAACTCAGACCAGCAGCCTAACCAGAAGCAGGTGATCCAGCAGCAGTATGTGACATTCAGACCCCACTCACACAACTACAACACCCCCATCCTGAAGAAAGGTATGCTGGGAAACTTTGAGCCTAAGGAACCTGAGCCTCCGGGGGTCCCTGCTGGTCCAGGAGAGGGAGCCAAGCCTTTTATCCTGGGTCCAGAGTACAAAGATGCCATCCAGGCTTCCATCAAAGAGTTTGGCTTCAACATGGTGGCTAGTGACATGATATCACTGGACAGGACCATCAGTGATATACGCCATGAAGA GTGTAAGTACTGGCATTATGATGACAGACTGCTGACCTCCAGTGTGATAATAGTCTTCCATAATGAAGGTTGGTCTACACTGATGAGAACCGTCCACAGCGTCATCAAGAGGACTCCCAGGAGATACCTGGCTGAGATCGTCATGATAGATGACTTCAGCAACAAAg tccatCTAAAGGAGCGTTTGGAGGAGTACATCAAGCAATGGAACGGTCTTGTAAAACTCTTcagaaatgagaagagagaaGGTCTCATCCAGGCGCGGAGTATAGGAGCCAAGAAAGCCACTAAAGGACAG GTGCTGATCTACTTGGATGCTCATTGTGAGGTTGGAATCAACTGGTATGCTCCACTGGTTGCTCCTATTTCAGaagacag gacagtatgtacagtaccaCTGATAGACTATATAGATGGTAATGAGTACAGTATGGAGCCCCAGCAGGGTGGAGATGAGGACGGCCTGGCTAGAGGAGCATGGGATTGGAGCCTGCTCTGGAAGAGAGTACCCCTTAGCCAGAAAGAGAAGGCCAAGAGAAAATATACCACCCTACCCTACCG GTCTCCAGCCATGGCAGGTGGTCTGTTTGCTATAGAGAGAGACTTCTTCTTTGAGATGGGTCTGTATGATCCTGGACTGCAGATATGGGGAGGAGAGAATTTTGAAATATCATACAAG ATTTGGCAGTGTGGTGGCAAGCTGCTCTTTGTACCATGTTCTCGTGTCGGCCATATCTACAGACTTCAGGGATGGCAAGGCAACCCTCCACCTGCACATGTTGGATCCTCACCCACACTGAAG aactATGTTCGTGTGGTGGAGGTATGGTGGGATGAATACAAGGACTACTTCTACGCCAGTCGTCCTGAAACTCTAACTCTAGCCTACGGAGACATCAGTGAGCTCAAACGCTTCAG GGAGGAACATCGATGCAAGAGCTTCAAATGGTTCATGGAGGAAATTGCTTATGACATTCCACTACATTACCCTTTGCCTCCTAAAAATGTGGAATGGGGAGAG ATTCGGGGCTTTGAGACAAGTTACTGTATTGACAGTATGGGACACACAAATGGAGGCAATGTCGAAATAGGGCCGTGCCACAGGATGGGGGGCAACCAG TTGTTCCGTATCAATGAAGCCAACCAGCTGATGCAGTATGACCAGTGCCTGACCAGAGGAGGTGATAGTTCAACTGTCATTATTACACACTGTGACCAAAACCAGCACACTGAGTGGAAGTACTTCAAG GATCTCCATCGGTTTACTCATGTGCCAACAG GCAAATGTCTGGACCGCTCAGACCTACTCCACAAAGTGTTCATATCAGACTGTGACACCAGTAAAACCACTCAGAGATGGGAGATGAACAACATAGTGGCTGTATGA